From the Cherax quadricarinatus isolate ZL_2023a chromosome 34, ASM3850222v1, whole genome shotgun sequence genome, one window contains:
- the LOC128693752 gene encoding cuticle protein AM1199: MRTIVMLALLAVAAADKRPLTTYGAPGPAPSHGHQGPQIAIIRDDRVHPDAQGLYSLNLETEDGIVRQESGGPGGSQQGSVSFTFPDGQVFDLKFVADAAGYQPQSSFLPVAPEFPHPIPQFVLDQIAFAAQEDAARARGEVRSPSPSYGAPSK; this comes from the exons ATGAGGACT ATTGTGATGTTGGCTCTGCTTGCTGTGGCGGCGGCTGACAAACGACCACTCACAACCTATGGAGCACCAGGCCCAGCACCTAGTCATGGTCACCAGGGACCTCAGATCGCTATCATCCGCGACGATCGAGTACACCCTGATGCCCAGGGCCTTTACTCCTTGAACTTGGAGACCGAGGACGGTATTGTGAGGCAGGAGTCTGGAGGCCCCGGCGGTAGTCAACAGGGCTCTGTCAG CTTCACTTTCCCTGACGGACAAGTATTTGATCTTAAGTTCGTCGCTGACGCCGCCGGCTACCAGCCCCAATCCTCCTTCTTGCCAGTGGCTCCTGAGTTCCCCCATCCAATCCCTCAGTTCGTACTGGACCAGATCGCATTTGCCGCTCAGGAAGACGCTGCCCGAGCACGTGGTGAAGTCAGGAGTCCATCCCCCAGCTACGGCGCTCCCTCAAAATAA
- the LOC128693753 gene encoding cuticle protein AM1199: MKSIVMLALLAVAVADKRPLTTYGAPGPAPSHGHQGPQIAIIRDDRVHPDAQGLYSLNLETEDGIVRQESGGPGGSQQGSVSFTFPDGQVFDLKFVADAAGYQPQSSFLPVAPEFPHPIPQFVLDQIAFAAQEDAARARGEVRSPSPSYGAPSK, translated from the exons atgaAGTCT ATTGTAATGTTGGCTCTGCTTGCTGTGGCGGTGGCTGATAAGCGACCACTCACAACCTATGGAGCACCAGGCCCAGCACCTAGTCATGGACACCAGGGACCCCAGATCGCTATCATCCGCGACGATCGAGTACACCCTGATGCCCAGGGCCTTTACTCCTTAAACTTGGAGACCGAGGACGGTATTGTGAGGCAGGAGTCTGGCGGCCCCGGTGGTAGTCAACAGGGCTCTGTCAG CTTCACTTTCCCTGATGGACAAGTATTTGACCTTAAGTTCGTCGCCGACGCCGCCGGCTACCAGCCCCAATCCTCCTTCTTGCCAGTGGCTCCTGAGTTCCCACATCCAATCCCTCAGTTCGTACTGGACCAGATCGCATTTGCCGCTCAGGAAGACGCTGCCCGAGCACGTGGTGAAGTCAGGAGTCCATCCCCAAGCTATGGCGCTCCCTCAAAATAA